In the Fibrobacter sp. genome, one interval contains:
- a CDS encoding cysteine desulfurase, whose amino-acid sequence MIDAEKIRSEFPMLVAGDKEAKPLAFLDSTATTQKPACVIDVMNDFYREHYSSVKRGVYRLSARTTEAYEATRKNIAKFINAKSESEIVFTRGTTESINLVAWSYGRKFFNASDEVLISGLEHHANIVSWQIVAEMKGAKIKVIPVKDDGDLDLNALPSLLTEKVKMVAVTHVSNAVGTVNPIEEIIKTVRKLAPQAKVLIDCAQSSSHLKIDVQKLDCDFIAFSGHKMYGPTGIGVLYGKYDVLDSMPPWHGGGEMIKNVTFEKTTYADVPERFEAGTPAIAEVIGLGKAVEWLQEIGLDNIREHEEKIVQYALEQLATIPQIKVLGNPKNRGALISVTLDGIAVSDAAMILDEENVAVRSGHHCAQPVMDRFGVDATLRLSFGVYTLERDVDRFIAGIKRVVRLFA is encoded by the coding sequence ATGATTGATGCAGAAAAAATCCGTAGCGAATTTCCTATGTTAGTGGCAGGCGACAAGGAAGCCAAGCCCCTAGCCTTTTTAGATAGCACCGCCACCACCCAGAAGCCCGCTTGCGTCATCGACGTAATGAACGACTTCTACCGAGAACATTACAGTTCCGTAAAACGTGGCGTGTACCGCTTGAGTGCTCGCACTACCGAGGCCTACGAAGCTACACGCAAGAACATTGCCAAGTTCATTAACGCAAAGTCCGAAAGCGAAATCGTCTTTACCCGCGGCACCACCGAAAGCATCAATCTGGTGGCCTGGAGCTATGGACGTAAGTTCTTTAACGCTAGCGACGAAGTTCTGATCAGCGGTCTGGAGCATCACGCCAACATCGTTTCCTGGCAGATCGTTGCAGAAATGAAGGGCGCAAAAATCAAGGTCATTCCCGTAAAGGATGACGGCGATTTGGATTTGAATGCGCTGCCGAGCCTGCTGACAGAAAAAGTGAAGATGGTGGCCGTGACCCACGTGAGTAACGCCGTAGGTACCGTGAACCCCATCGAAGAAATTATTAAGACGGTGCGTAAGTTGGCCCCTCAGGCAAAGGTCCTGATTGACTGCGCCCAAAGTTCTTCACACTTGAAGATCGACGTGCAAAAGCTGGACTGCGACTTTATCGCATTCAGCGGCCACAAAATGTACGGCCCTACAGGCATCGGCGTGCTTTACGGAAAGTACGATGTTCTGGATTCCATGCCTCCTTGGCACGGCGGCGGCGAAATGATCAAGAACGTCACCTTCGAAAAAACAACTTATGCCGACGTTCCCGAGCGCTTCGAAGCAGGCACTCCTGCCATTGCAGAAGTTATCGGACTGGGCAAGGCTGTAGAATGGCTGCAAGAAATTGGCCTAGACAACATCCGCGAACACGAAGAAAAGATTGTGCAGTACGCCTTGGAACAGCTGGCAACCATCCCGCAGATCAAGGTGCTTGGCAACCCCAAGAATCGCGGTGCACTCATCAGTGTAACGCTTGATGGAATCGCCGTCAGCGACGCCGCCATGATTCTTGACGAAGAAAACGTCGCTGTGCGCAGTGGCCACCACTGCGCTCAACCTGTCATGGACAGGTTCGGCGTAGACGCAACCCTGCGTCTATCCTTCGGCGTGTACACACTTGAACGTGATGTAGACCGCTTTATCGCAGGTATCAAGCGAGTTGTTAGACTGTTCGCTTAA
- a CDS encoding helix-turn-helix domain-containing protein: protein MKYLRSKFNDVQVFEPESCFTENDSAEDDEELIRWEDSGLEEKFQSMTTPGESLKLLRTNFKMTQRQLAEKVGIAVQAISAMERGRAPIGRKMAHKLADALGTSYKNLFW from the coding sequence ATGAAATATCTGCGTAGTAAGTTTAACGACGTTCAAGTTTTTGAGCCCGAATCATGCTTTACAGAAAACGATTCTGCAGAAGATGACGAAGAATTAATCCGTTGGGAAGATTCAGGACTTGAAGAAAAATTTCAATCCATGACAACCCCTGGCGAAAGTCTCAAGCTTCTTCGTACCAACTTCAAGATGACCCAGCGTCAGCTTGCCGAAAAAGTGGGCATTGCAGTGCAGGCAATTTCTGCCATGGAGCGCGGTCGCGCACCCATCGGTCGCAAGATGGCTCATAAGCTGGCCGATGCACTAGGAACAAGCTACAAGAACCTGTTTTGGTAA